The nucleotide sequence CTATCCACAATTATCATGAGAGGACGAGGAATGTCGAAAATTGGTTTTTATTCATTGTCATCCGGCTGATGGCTGGCTTATCTACATGTGCTCTTTTCTCACTTCATATATTCTTATCTTTGCAACTTTTGCACACAAATTTTGGACAGGTTCCCCGAAGTTGCTGAGCTTCGTGCTGTGCTATGGCTTGAAATTCGTGGGATGATAAACACCCCTGCCTTGTCCCCAAATACTCAATATGCAGCTTATCTTGTGTTCAAGATGATTAATGCCCGAGGATTTCAAAATTGTCCTGTTGAGTTATCAGTTGGTGTCGAAGGTGGCCATAGTATTACTAACATTGTCTGTTTGGATTCAAATGTGGACGGTAGGTGGCACAACAGAGTTCTAGGATTGCAACAGCCTAGTGTGAGAAGTGATGGGTGGTTGGAGATTGAGATGGGAGAGTTCTTCAATTCAGGCTTAGTAGATGAAGAAGTCCAAATGAGTGTTATGGATACAAAGGGTGGTCAGGGGAAGACAGGTTTATTTCTTGAAGGAATAGAAGTTAGGCCTAAGGAAGGAAATTAAGCATACAGCCGCAGGGGTCTTGCGTCTTGGACAACATACTATGTGACATGCATATTCTTGTTCCAAAGTGTCTCTTTGTAAAGTATATGAATAAGTTTGTGCGGGCATCATCCGTGATCATAATGGGAACTTTATTAAAGGTTTCTTTTGTAAGTTGGGTGATGTTTAATGCTATTTGGGCTAAGATGATGGGTCTTCAACTTGGTATCACTTTCGCTAGATCTTTGTCGCTCTCGTAGAATTTGAGCTTGATTCAGCAATTGTTATGGACATGGTAAACAAAGGCTTCACTAGCACTACTCTTCTTCGCTCTCACAACTGGAGGGTTCACATTACGATTACTCACCGAGAAGAAAATGGTTGTGCATATTTACTTGCGTCTCATGGGCATTCGACATCATTCTCTTTAACTGTTATTGATAGTTCCTTCCCTTTATTAGATGCTATTATGTTAAATACTCTGATAACTGTGTTATGGATGTTACAACTATATATTGTAATGCAATATTTATTTGGTGCCATGTTTTGGTCTAAAACCCTCAGCTATGAAGGATAGGTACTTGACTTTTGATGGACGACAATAATTCTCTTTCATCATGGAGTCCATTCTCTTCAATGAAAGGAAGGACTAATGGCGAGTGAGAACGTAATATCAATAATTGTGTGTGCACGATTAACAGCATTGACTAAAACAGAACCAATGGTATTTACACTAAGAATAGTAGTACCAAACTATAATTAATCGGTACAAaactaaaatagtaaaatataatCTGTAGTAGCTAGCAGTATTGTAACTTGTTTCTGACACTTAAACATTCTTCTTAAAAAGGTAAAAAGGCTTCATTGTGACCACTGTTGTATTTACAAGTAGTTTGGAATGACATCACCGAAGACACATGGCCTTGAATGACTTAAAGTTTAGAAAATTTGAATAACATTTAATTCACGTTTTCAGTACTCGTACAGAAATTTCAATATGAGCCAACAAATGTGCATCCATCCTTCATTTATACATATGAATTAACTAAAAGTGAGGCACAAAGATTGATGCAAAGTGATTTCTGTCTTTTCAATTTGTAGGCATTcattgaatgaatgaaagaatGCAAGAAGAGAGGAATGATAAGAATGAAGGATC is from Medicago truncatula cultivar Jemalong A17 chromosome 1, MtrunA17r5.0-ANR, whole genome shotgun sequence and encodes:
- the LOC11434610 gene encoding F-box protein PP2-B10, producing the protein MVMFEELAEGCIATILSRTTPVDAGKLSLVSKTFHSAANSDDVWDRFLPPHSPFIDSIILQSPSLVKVPTKKDLYLALSDRPIIIDHGKKSFQLERKSGKKCYMLAARSLTINWGDSERHWNWISMHDSRFPEVAELRAVLWLEIRGMINTPALSPNTQYAAYLVFKMINARGFQNCPVELSVGVEGGHSITNIVCLDSNVDGRWHNRVLGLQQPSVRSDGWLEIEMGEFFNSGLVDEEVQMSVMDTKGGQGKTGLFLEGIEVRPKEGN